From a single Nostoc edaphicum CCNP1411 genomic region:
- a CDS encoding ABC transporter permease produces the protein MTSQRALLSGKRFKTSQLQIFLADTLTIFWGDWLDLRVRIVQVAASGLISPLIYILAFGLGLGSSIKPGSGISGNYDNYLEFILPGMVALSSMTISFGGTTFSICGDRLFSKTFEELLLTPIHPLALHIGKMLAGVVRGLMTSGSVILVALLLTGNWNFLNPLFLLLVVLNCSVFAGLGVIVGLSVRSLESVGLYNNFIIIPMSFLGATFFDPATLPAALKVVVYLLPLTYASIGLRAAAHLPLSQFPWYSIPILLVIAIALSLWGGYKFAHQQD, from the coding sequence GTGACATCTCAAAGAGCGCTACTTTCGGGCAAGAGGTTCAAAACTTCGCAACTTCAAATCTTCCTAGCTGATACTCTGACTATTTTTTGGGGAGATTGGTTAGATTTACGTGTGAGAATTGTACAAGTTGCTGCATCAGGATTAATATCTCCACTGATATATATTTTAGCTTTTGGCTTGGGTTTGGGTAGTTCTATCAAACCCGGCTCAGGGATTAGTGGTAATTATGACAACTATTTGGAATTCATATTACCGGGAATGGTGGCGCTATCATCCATGACGATTAGCTTTGGGGGAACGACATTTTCAATTTGTGGAGACAGACTATTTAGCAAAACCTTCGAGGAATTGTTGTTAACTCCTATACACCCCTTAGCGCTGCACATAGGTAAAATGCTGGCGGGAGTCGTGCGGGGGTTGATGACTTCCGGTTCAGTGATTTTGGTAGCGCTGCTGTTGACTGGAAACTGGAATTTTCTCAACCCACTATTTCTACTGTTGGTAGTGCTGAATTGTTCGGTATTTGCTGGTTTAGGTGTGATTGTGGGGTTGAGTGTGCGATCGCTCGAATCAGTTGGACTCTACAACAATTTTATAATTATCCCTATGTCATTCTTAGGAGCGACTTTCTTTGACCCTGCGACATTACCAGCTGCCCTTAAGGTTGTAGTTTACCTGTTACCGTTGACCTACGCCAGCATCGGACTGCGTGCAGCAGCTCATTTACCCTTGTCCCAGTTTCCTTGGTACAGCATACCGATTTTGCTGGTAATTGCGATCGCTCTTTCTTTGTGGGGTGGTTATAAATTCGCTCACCAACAGGATTAG
- a CDS encoding glycosyltransferase family 4 protein — protein MRIIHILNHVQEIGNGIVNVAVDLACLQAKSGYEVAVVSAGGEYETLLDIFGVKHYQLDQSRKPISMIKAVMRYRAIAAEFQPDIVHAHMMTGVILARIFKGNKYALISTVHNEFQRASLLMGLADRVIAVSKAVQDSMFRRGIPENKLRVVCNGTLGSPRTRQIQDYQPLPLQHPAIATVAGMYQRKGIAELIAAFEQIASDFPQAHLYLVGNGPDKQLFEAQAQATSVKERIHFEGFQPEPQRYLISCDIFVLASHRDPCPLVLSEARETGIAIVGTQVDGIPEALDNGQAGLLVPVKDSNALAGVLVQLLSNAEMLDEWKQRANKNLERLSVARVHQETLAVYGELITK, from the coding sequence ATGCGAATCATACATATTTTGAACCACGTTCAAGAAATAGGTAACGGTATTGTGAATGTGGCTGTGGATCTAGCTTGTCTACAGGCAAAATCTGGTTATGAAGTAGCGGTTGTTTCTGCTGGTGGTGAGTACGAGACTTTACTAGATATTTTTGGTGTCAAACACTACCAACTAGACCAAAGCCGGAAACCGATAAGTATGATCAAAGCAGTTATGCGTTACCGAGCGATCGCAGCTGAATTTCAGCCGGATATTGTTCACGCCCACATGATGACGGGAGTGATATTAGCACGTATTTTTAAAGGAAACAAATATGCTTTAATTTCGACAGTACACAACGAATTTCAACGTGCAAGTCTGCTGATGGGTTTGGCTGACAGGGTAATTGCTGTCAGTAAGGCTGTGCAAGATTCTATGTTTAGGCGCGGTATTCCAGAAAACAAGTTGCGGGTGGTATGTAACGGAACTTTGGGCAGTCCCCGCACTCGACAAATACAAGATTATCAACCTCTACCATTACAGCATCCAGCGATCGCGACTGTAGCTGGGATGTATCAACGTAAGGGAATTGCTGAGTTAATCGCCGCCTTTGAACAAATTGCCTCAGATTTTCCCCAAGCGCATCTTTATCTGGTAGGAAATGGCCCTGATAAACAGCTATTTGAGGCACAGGCACAAGCAACTTCTGTAAAAGAACGCATTCATTTTGAAGGTTTCCAACCAGAACCTCAACGCTATCTGATATCTTGTGACATATTTGTGCTGGCTTCCCATCGTGACCCTTGCCCTCTGGTACTTTCAGAAGCGAGAGAAACTGGAATTGCGATCGTTGGTACTCAGGTAGATGGGATTCCTGAAGCTTTGGATAATGGGCAAGCAGGTCTTTTAGTGCCAGTAAAAGATAGTAATGCTTTGGCTGGGGTCTTAGTGCAATTACTGAGTAATGCCGAGATGCTGGACGAGTGGAAACAACGGGCAAATAAAAACCTAGAGCGTCTTAGTGTTGCCCGCGTCCATCAGGAAACACTAGCGGTGTATGGTGAGTTAATTACAAAATGA
- a CDS encoding cation:proton antiporter encodes MSNFDLVIQLFLQLTVILVTCRIVTILGRRYLGQTDVVCEMIAGVMLGPSLLGLIAPDFQQWLFPKLPIITALGDKIPNPSMSILYAISQIGLAIYMFLIGLEFNTKLLKHHIKSASLLSAAGIITPFILGAIASFWFYHNGNFFQPKVTPWSAALYLGASMTITAFPMLARILYERGLAQTRFGTLALGAASVDDAVAWCLLAIVLASVKNSLSIAILAIGGGICYVLFAIFIGQPLLRAFTRMTKRDAGVNRQTLTLMLIILMFCAWFTDVTGIYAIFGAFVLGAVTPRGEFAQQIRQYTEFITTSFLLPIFFVFSGLNTQIGLVNTPTLWGITFLIIAIAILGKGIACMLAAKLAGENWRESATIGALMNARGLMELIILNIGLEQGIITPTLFTIMVIMAVITTLMASPLVAFLLHNTIYDNSSA; translated from the coding sequence ATGTCAAATTTTGATCTGGTTATTCAGCTATTTCTGCAACTCACAGTTATTTTAGTCACTTGTCGCATTGTTACGATTTTAGGACGCCGCTATCTTGGTCAAACCGATGTTGTTTGCGAAATGATTGCGGGTGTAATGCTAGGACCATCTCTTTTAGGATTGATTGCACCAGATTTTCAGCAATGGCTATTTCCTAAGCTTCCAATCATCACAGCTTTAGGAGACAAAATACCCAATCCATCAATGTCGATTTTATATGCTATCAGCCAAATTGGGTTGGCAATTTATATGTTTTTGATTGGTTTAGAGTTTAACACCAAACTCTTAAAACATCATATCAAAAGTGCAAGCTTGCTATCTGCTGCCGGAATTATTACTCCTTTTATTTTAGGAGCGATCGCATCTTTTTGGTTTTATCACAATGGTAATTTCTTTCAACCAAAAGTCACGCCTTGGTCAGCCGCATTGTATCTAGGTGCGTCGATGACAATTACGGCTTTTCCGATGTTAGCTCGTATTCTTTACGAACGCGGTCTTGCACAAACCCGCTTTGGGACTTTGGCTTTAGGTGCAGCATCAGTAGATGATGCAGTTGCTTGGTGTTTACTAGCGATCGTCCTTGCTAGCGTGAAAAATTCTCTGAGCATTGCCATATTAGCAATTGGTGGTGGTATTTGCTACGTGCTATTTGCGATTTTTATCGGACAACCTCTACTGAGAGCATTCACACGCATGACAAAACGTGATGCAGGTGTGAACAGACAAACCTTGACCTTGATGTTGATAATTTTAATGTTTTGTGCATGGTTTACCGATGTCACAGGCATCTATGCAATATTTGGTGCTTTTGTCCTCGGAGCAGTGACACCACGCGGAGAATTTGCCCAACAAATTCGCCAATATACAGAGTTTATAACTACTTCTTTTCTGTTACCGATATTTTTTGTCTTCTCTGGATTAAACACTCAAATTGGACTGGTAAATACACCGACTTTGTGGGGAATTACGTTCTTAATTATTGCGATCGCAATTCTCGGTAAAGGTATTGCTTGCATGTTGGCTGCAAAATTGGCTGGCGAAAATTGGCGGGAATCAGCAACTATCGGCGCTCTGATGAATGCTCGTGGTTTGATGGAGTTAATCATCCTCAATATTGGTCTGGAGCAAGGTATAATTACTCCAACTTTATTCACAATTATGGTTATTATGGCAGTCATTACTACCCTGATGGCATCACCACTGGTTGCCTTTTTGTTGCATAATACAATTTATGATAATTCTTCCGCCTAA
- a CDS encoding cation:proton antiporter, with protein MHIVILVLVEVLIVIGLSRLVGLAFRSIKQPLVIGEIVAGIMLGPSLFGLIAPHLAVTLFPPETFPFLNVLSQVGLIFFMFLIGLELNPKYLNSQLEVAVLTSHVSILVPFSLGTLLAVVLYPLVSNASVSFTAFALFLGAAMSITAFPVLARIITENNLQGTRLGTLALTCAAVDDVTAWCLLAVAIAVARTGDFAGAIPTIIASIIYIGLMLTLGRWFLQGLVKHYLRAGRLSQLLLAGIYMGVVASALITELIGIHLIFGAFLLGAAMPKNEDLVRELAVKTEDFVLIFLLPIFFAYSGLRTQIGLLNRPELWFLCALVLGVAIAGKYFGTYVAARVSGISKREASALGWLMNTRGLTELIVLNIGLELGVISPLIFTMLVIMALVTTFMTSPLLEWTYPKKLIRLDVMEPELEAETDDTDTDDTAESVTYLRPYRILVPVANPSTQKGLVQLAVSIALNYRHPAIVNPLSLIEFEEDYAFESTPLEVDRLIAQRRHQLEELINTLEPLETRSYVHPIVRTSSNVARETSQIAALDQVDLILVGWHRPAFSSNRLGGKVGQILTTAPVDVAVFVDRGSDRLESLLVPYSANIHDDLALILALRLLINHETCMLQVLHVLPENRLKDELSYELDMMIEQLPSSVRDRIEIKIVQSPEPIQALIEASKSVDLTIAGTSRTWGIERQTLGRYTDQLAIQCRSSLLITRRYSQVTAHLTSMLPEISNQEEPALW; from the coding sequence ATGCACATAGTTATTCTCGTTCTGGTTGAGGTGCTGATTGTTATTGGACTTTCAAGGCTAGTAGGATTAGCATTCCGTTCTATTAAGCAACCGCTGGTAATTGGTGAGATTGTCGCCGGAATTATGCTCGGCCCATCTTTATTTGGTTTAATTGCTCCCCATCTAGCAGTTACCTTGTTTCCACCAGAAACTTTTCCTTTTCTAAATGTTTTGTCTCAGGTGGGACTAATATTTTTCATGTTTCTGATTGGGCTAGAACTAAATCCTAAATACCTCAATAGTCAGCTAGAAGTAGCTGTTTTGACTTCTCATGTGAGTATTTTGGTGCCGTTTTCTCTAGGAACATTGCTAGCGGTAGTACTTTATCCTCTAGTTTCCAATGCAAGCGTATCCTTTACCGCCTTCGCCTTGTTTTTGGGGGCGGCGATGTCAATTACTGCCTTTCCAGTGTTGGCGCGAATCATTACTGAAAACAATTTACAAGGAACGCGTTTAGGAACCTTGGCGTTAACTTGTGCAGCGGTGGATGATGTGACAGCTTGGTGTCTTTTGGCAGTAGCGATCGCAGTTGCTCGAACTGGTGACTTTGCTGGTGCCATACCCACAATTATCGCCAGCATAATTTACATCGGCTTGATGTTGACGCTGGGACGTTGGTTTCTCCAGGGTCTTGTCAAACACTACCTTCGTGCAGGACGCCTCAGCCAATTGCTGCTAGCTGGGATTTATATGGGCGTGGTTGCGTCGGCACTCATCACCGAACTAATTGGTATTCACTTAATTTTTGGGGCATTTTTACTGGGAGCAGCCATGCCCAAAAATGAAGATTTAGTGCGGGAATTGGCAGTAAAAACCGAAGATTTTGTCCTGATATTCTTGCTGCCAATATTTTTTGCCTACAGTGGCTTACGGACGCAGATTGGCTTGCTCAACCGTCCAGAATTGTGGTTTTTGTGTGCGTTGGTTTTAGGAGTGGCGATCGCAGGCAAATATTTTGGCACTTATGTAGCGGCTCGTGTCAGTGGTATTAGTAAACGCGAAGCCTCGGCACTTGGTTGGTTAATGAATACTCGCGGCTTAACCGAACTAATAGTGCTAAACATTGGTCTAGAGTTAGGGGTAATTTCCCCCTTAATATTTACCATGCTGGTAATTATGGCATTGGTAACTACATTCATGACTTCGCCACTGCTGGAATGGACATACCCGAAGAAGCTGATCAGGTTAGATGTCATGGAACCGGAGTTGGAAGCAGAAACAGACGATACAGATACAGATGACACTGCTGAAAGTGTGACTTACCTTCGCCCCTACCGAATTTTAGTGCCAGTAGCTAATCCGAGTACCCAAAAAGGGTTGGTACAGTTGGCAGTAAGTATCGCTCTCAACTACCGACATCCCGCCATTGTTAACCCTCTTAGTCTGATTGAATTTGAAGAAGATTATGCCTTTGAAAGTACCCCACTTGAAGTAGACCGATTAATCGCCCAACGCCGCCACCAGCTAGAAGAATTGATTAATACTCTCGAACCGCTAGAGACACGCTCTTATGTGCACCCCATCGTTCGCACATCTAGCAATGTCGCACGGGAAACATCACAGATTGCCGCACTAGACCAAGTTGATTTAATTCTAGTGGGATGGCATCGTCCAGCTTTTAGTAGCAATCGCTTAGGTGGAAAAGTCGGTCAAATTCTCACCACTGCACCAGTTGATGTGGCAGTATTTGTAGACCGGGGAAGCGATCGCTTAGAAAGTTTGTTAGTGCCTTATTCTGCAAATATCCATGATGATTTGGCACTGATACTTGCGCTCAGACTGCTCATCAATCATGAAACTTGTATGTTGCAGGTTTTACACGTTTTACCCGAAAATCGTCTCAAGGATGAATTGAGTTACGAGCTAGACATGATGATTGAGCAATTACCGAGCAGTGTACGCGATCGCATTGAAATCAAAATTGTCCAGTCCCCAGAGCCAATCCAAGCCTTAATCGAAGCCTCAAAAAGTGTAGACCTGACAATTGCTGGCACCAGCCGCACTTGGGGTATTGAGCGTCAAACCTTGGGAAGATATACAGATCAACTAGCTATCCAATGCCGTTCCTCTCTGCTAATTACCCGCCGCTACAGTCAAGTCACCGCTCATCTAACTTCCATGCTTCCTGAAATTAGTAATCAAGAGGAGCCAGCGCTGTGGTAA
- a CDS encoding DUF3172 domain-containing protein: MRRKTTGRSATTSKPSIFQSPMFNLFTIAIMGGVLILGIGIGIAFSSTTTLAPSNVASREFIDTKAPNPEICVQYGASAMVMDARLFVTLNPFNVYVAQPSMRPGCVIRQNNWALLEQRKLVTNDQVRDCKNRLNTFGFTGNLDSDKPDIRCIYQNEAAQNFFTAQPGAVGTPQETDRF, encoded by the coding sequence ATGAGACGTAAAACCACTGGTAGATCGGCTACTACTTCTAAACCCTCTATTTTCCAATCCCCTATGTTTAACCTCTTCACCATCGCCATTATGGGAGGGGTATTGATTTTGGGAATTGGGATTGGCATTGCTTTTAGCTCTACAACCACGTTGGCGCCATCAAATGTGGCTTCTCGTGAATTCATTGACACCAAAGCACCAAACCCTGAGATTTGTGTGCAGTACGGAGCTAGCGCGATGGTGATGGACGCTAGACTGTTCGTCACTCTCAACCCCTTCAACGTCTATGTTGCCCAACCCAGTATGCGTCCTGGATGCGTAATCCGGCAAAATAACTGGGCGCTTTTAGAGCAACGTAAGCTGGTGACTAACGATCAGGTAAGAGATTGCAAAAATCGCTTGAATACCTTTGGTTTCACAGGTAACTTGGACAGTGACAAACCTGATATTAGGTGTATATATCAGAATGAAGCTGCTCAGAACTTCTTCACGGCTCAACCAGGAGCAGTTGGAACACCTCAAGAAACGGACAGATTTTAG
- a CDS encoding AMIN domain-containing protein — MDQGLKTRQFCQWRKQLFSISLLGFCAAIALETFTTAATPLAKLNKWRFSTKTQQLEITLSAGTTPRYFYLAQPPRLVVDLPNTKLGNVTTQQNYSGSIKSIRVSQLNENDTRIVLDLAPGTAFNPKQVKLQPVSPKNSTRWVLRPVISGKTAVVKPANSPPSPKKLPQPPTNLPVTTTNAQPPLLTVPPPSNELPSTITNNLGQPFVTVPPLTPNTSSQQPGLILPPPSFPNQPGNLNSIPPFGMSEFPVPTVPNVPDVQVIEFGQPLPKNR, encoded by the coding sequence ATGGATCAGGGACTAAAGACTAGGCAATTTTGCCAATGGCGCAAGCAGCTATTTAGCATCAGTCTATTAGGCTTTTGTGCAGCGATCGCCCTTGAAACTTTCACTACTGCTGCTACACCACTGGCAAAGCTAAATAAATGGCGTTTTTCTACCAAAACACAGCAACTCGAAATCACCCTCTCAGCAGGCACAACTCCCCGTTATTTCTACTTAGCCCAGCCTCCTCGCCTTGTTGTAGATTTACCAAATACTAAGTTGGGCAACGTTACCACACAACAAAATTATTCTGGATCAATCAAAAGCATTCGCGTTTCTCAATTGAATGAGAACGACACGCGCATTGTCTTAGATTTAGCACCAGGCACAGCTTTTAATCCCAAACAAGTAAAACTACAACCCGTTTCCCCAAAAAACTCCACTCGCTGGGTATTACGTCCAGTTATTTCTGGTAAAACTGCTGTAGTCAAACCAGCAAACTCCCCACCTTCACCCAAGAAACTACCTCAACCGCCTACTAACCTACCCGTAACTACTACTAACGCACAACCACCCTTACTGACAGTACCACCTCCATCCAATGAACTGCCTTCAACAATTACTAATAACTTAGGACAGCCTTTTGTAACTGTACCTCCCCTAACTCCGAATACATCCTCTCAACAACCTGGTTTGATTCTTCCCCCTCCTTCTTTCCCAAATCAACCCGGTAATTTGAATAGCATTCCTCCTTTTGGTATGTCGGAATTTCCAGTTCCAACAGTCCCGAATGTTCCCGATGTCCAGGTGATCGAGTTTGGTCAACCCCTTCCTAAAAATAGATAG